A portion of the Paenibacillus hamazuiensis genome contains these proteins:
- a CDS encoding ABC transporter substrate-binding protein, with the protein MNKTRKVLAAALAVVVAGTLAACGVKEEEKPPAASPGAGNSSAGSDKKPVKLRILWWGSQARHDATLKALDLYTKKNPHVTFEPEFQAFDGYLDKISTMAAAKNLPDIVQTDAAWINDWGSTNRLMDLTNQINVKDVDQALLNTGKYKDKLYAVPLGNNAYGFVYNKAAVDKLGIAPPKYGWTWDEFFAFAKEARAKLDKDKWVMKDFTADYGVYSAYQVSKGLGFPETSDGKFNFDKATWLEYMNKMGELRAAGISTPPDVTTADKGQDAKLDLMVQDKILLRTSHAAEYPGFEALKKDQLALVNMPKAKQGGGWLKASMYWSISPDTKNADEAKKFIDWFINDTEVADILGTSRGVPVSKKVLDYLQPKFSAVDKAGIELIAKTAIDGATFDPGPGKKNNWDNFTKEYDNLTQQIMFGKMTPDQAWAEVEKLSKTIK; encoded by the coding sequence ATGAATAAGACACGGAAGGTGCTCGCGGCTGCGCTCGCCGTCGTGGTGGCGGGTACGCTGGCCGCTTGCGGCGTCAAAGAGGAAGAGAAGCCGCCGGCGGCGTCGCCGGGAGCAGGAAACAGCTCTGCGGGCTCGGACAAAAAGCCGGTCAAGCTGCGCATCTTATGGTGGGGCTCGCAGGCGCGGCACGACGCGACGCTCAAGGCGCTCGATCTGTACACGAAAAAAAATCCGCATGTGACGTTCGAACCGGAGTTCCAGGCGTTTGACGGCTATTTGGACAAAATCTCGACCATGGCCGCGGCCAAAAATTTGCCGGATATCGTCCAGACGGACGCCGCCTGGATCAACGACTGGGGCAGCACGAACCGGCTGATGGATCTGACGAACCAGATCAACGTCAAGGATGTCGATCAGGCGCTGCTGAACACCGGCAAATACAAGGATAAGCTGTACGCGGTTCCGCTGGGCAACAACGCCTACGGCTTTGTGTACAACAAAGCGGCGGTCGATAAGCTGGGCATCGCCCCGCCGAAATACGGCTGGACGTGGGATGAATTTTTTGCGTTCGCCAAGGAAGCGAGAGCGAAGCTCGATAAAGATAAATGGGTGATGAAGGATTTCACCGCCGACTACGGCGTATACAGCGCGTATCAGGTTTCCAAAGGCCTCGGATTTCCGGAAACGTCGGACGGCAAATTCAATTTCGACAAGGCGACTTGGCTGGAATATATGAATAAAATGGGAGAGCTTCGCGCAGCCGGCATTTCCACCCCTCCGGATGTGACGACCGCGGACAAAGGGCAGGACGCCAAGCTCGATCTGATGGTTCAGGATAAAATATTGCTGCGCACCTCCCACGCCGCGGAATATCCGGGTTTCGAGGCGCTGAAAAAGGATCAGCTGGCGCTGGTCAATATGCCGAAGGCCAAGCAGGGAGGCGGATGGCTGAAGGCGTCGATGTATTGGAGCATCAGCCCGGATACGAAAAACGCCGACGAAGCGAAGAAGTTCATCGATTGGTTCATCAACGACACCGAGGTTGCGGATATTCTCGGAACGTCGCGCGGCGTGCCGGTATCGAAGAAGGTGCTGGATTACCTGCAGCCGAAATTTTCCGCGGTCGACAAGGCGGGCATCGAGCTCATCGCCAAAACCGCAATCGACGGCGCCACCTTCGACCCGGGTCCGGGCAAGAAAAACAACTGGGACAACTTCACGAAGGAATATGATAACTTGACCCAGCAAATCATGTTCGGCAAAATGACCCCCGACCAGGCGTGGGCGGAGGTTGAGAAGCTGTCCAAGACGATCAAGTAA
- a CDS encoding response regulator transcription factor: MWSIVIIDDERSVLQGMKKTIPWDELDARWAGEAADGRQGLELINEVQPDIVITDIYMPVMNGLDMIEQLRKQDYPGKIIILSGYSDFEYARQALRLGVDDYLSKPVTVQTIRGVLQKAINELEDENHQKLEEHELRQKLLLYEPFVEAEWIKNVVTGTYAAAKQAPLPAGRLGAWERRSFMVLAVEIVRTARVTGIAPSDFYLFRFAVCNVLQEVLSSAWPDARFIELHSHHMAVLLPFGPEAGGGESGEAHACARELCRTMIGHIDRYLQLHIQVGLGRLKTGWAAISDSTEEAFQALAAKHRCCVPGMEIYEYVPAGEAADGGGRSASLRPVRFYQQLAEAIRLLQERQAAQAIESFAGQLAASGDYSPKRLQSIAAEAWAIFGYVLSDAGPSLDGILSPAGLDCELRGITSVERLEEWLCEKVRLICQTPGKNENIKHKQAVDFMVQYIHEHYAEDIRLSELADKVFISRNYLSNIFRQATGETFGGYLTKVRMEKAKSLLREGKFMVYEIAEMVGYKNVPYFTSLFKKHTGYSPTELPNNGW, encoded by the coding sequence ATGTGGAGCATCGTGATCATCGATGATGAACGCAGCGTGCTGCAGGGGATGAAGAAGACGATCCCGTGGGACGAACTGGACGCCCGCTGGGCCGGCGAGGCTGCCGACGGGCGGCAGGGGCTGGAGCTGATCAACGAAGTGCAGCCGGACATCGTGATAACCGATATTTATATGCCGGTGATGAACGGGCTCGACATGATCGAACAGCTGCGCAAGCAGGACTATCCCGGCAAAATCATCATCCTGAGCGGTTATTCCGACTTCGAGTACGCCCGCCAGGCGCTTCGGCTCGGGGTCGACGATTATTTGTCGAAGCCGGTGACGGTCCAGACGATCAGGGGGGTGCTGCAAAAGGCGATTAACGAGCTGGAGGACGAAAATCACCAGAAGCTGGAGGAGCATGAATTGCGGCAAAAGCTGCTGCTCTACGAACCGTTCGTTGAGGCGGAATGGATCAAAAACGTCGTCACCGGCACTTATGCTGCGGCGAAGCAAGCTCCTCTGCCTGCCGGGCGGCTCGGGGCGTGGGAGCGGCGCAGCTTCATGGTGCTTGCCGTGGAAATCGTGCGCACCGCGCGTGTAACGGGCATCGCGCCGAGCGACTTTTACCTGTTCCGCTTTGCCGTCTGCAACGTGCTGCAGGAAGTGCTTTCGTCGGCTTGGCCGGACGCGCGTTTTATCGAGCTGCACAGCCACCATATGGCCGTTCTGCTGCCTTTCGGGCCGGAGGCCGGGGGCGGAGAAAGCGGAGAAGCGCATGCGTGTGCCCGGGAGTTGTGCCGGACGATGATCGGGCACATCGACCGTTATTTGCAGCTGCATATTCAGGTGGGGCTCGGAAGGCTGAAAACGGGCTGGGCCGCGATCTCCGATTCGACCGAGGAGGCGTTTCAGGCGCTGGCGGCTAAGCATCGCTGCTGCGTGCCGGGGATGGAAATATACGAGTACGTCCCCGCGGGGGAAGCGGCGGACGGCGGCGGGCGATCCGCGTCCCTCAGGCCGGTCCGCTTTTACCAGCAGCTCGCCGAGGCGATCCGGCTGCTTCAGGAGCGGCAGGCGGCCCAAGCGATCGAGAGCTTTGCCGGGCAGCTTGCGGCGTCGGGAGACTATTCGCCCAAGCGGCTTCAATCAATCGCGGCGGAAGCGTGGGCGATCTTCGGTTATGTGCTGAGCGATGCCGGCCCTTCGCTTGACGGTATACTGTCCCCGGCCGGTCTCGACTGCGAGCTGCGCGGCATTACTTCCGTGGAACGCCTGGAGGAATGGCTTTGCGAAAAGGTCCGGCTCATCTGCCAGACGCCGGGCAAAAACGAAAACATCAAGCATAAGCAGGCGGTCGATTTTATGGTTCAATACATTCACGAGCATTATGCCGAAGACATCCGCCTGTCGGAGCTCGCGGACAAGGTGTTCATTTCCCGCAATTATCTCAGCAACATTTTCCGCCAAGCCACCGGTGAAACGTTTGGGGGCTATTTGACCAAGGTGCGCATGGAAAAAGCGAAATCGCTGCTTCGCGAAGGGAAGTTCATGGTCTATGAAATCGCGGAAATGGTCGGTTATAAAAACGTCCCTTATTTTACGAGCCTGTTCAAGAAACATACGGGTTACAGCCCGACGGAGCTGCCGAATAACGGATGGTGA
- a CDS encoding cache domain-containing sensor histidine kinase, whose amino-acid sequence MLSPFKRFRIDYLLSGSFAGLFVLLLTLVSYISYSLSAKEIAANTSYYQQGLLNELNKQVVIQMRAIEQVSLSISRNTAVQDYLRLSGDYYEKTKAQNDLSKDLSEIINSTPSIQSIRLYTTNPSFSDPKGSVSFVPNTLLYSEPWYGIVEKSDFAWIGERTVETPTGTQSVVTFARKVYSGTLDNLGLLLINVKAKTIHAIVSEEMGGPQRYLLDSGGRPLIHTQPPEERFDLSGLADGMQSPTGYVRYRTDKGDFTGKHDYLIVWAKSFNDGWLLLELTPWQHVTEGSLKLAVTLFSIGLGTVLVALFFTFYLSKSFMKPISILLQAMGRFSLDARPPELPNDYRNEFGVLFHGYRRLTGRIEELYRSLEEQHIRQRKAEIQALQAMINPHFLYNTLDQLNWMAIDAGQERMSQVLELMGRMFRIGLSNGDSLITIGQELTHTECYLQIQQLRRGEGLTYSIQADDSIKDLYIPKLTLQPFVENAVLHGFHGRSRGHIDIAAEDRGEALIFTIEDDGAGLAPGWDAAPRRKTGGYGIRNVRKRLDAYFGAPYGISIEPRSPEGTRIVIRIPKLDQPEGGFADVEHRDHR is encoded by the coding sequence TTGCTCAGTCCGTTCAAACGTTTCCGCATCGATTATTTGCTTTCCGGCAGCTTCGCCGGTCTGTTCGTTCTGCTGCTTACGCTGGTGAGCTACATCAGCTACAGTTTATCCGCCAAGGAGATTGCCGCAAACACGTCCTATTACCAGCAGGGGCTGCTGAACGAGCTGAACAAGCAGGTGGTCATCCAGATGAGGGCGATCGAGCAGGTTTCGTTGTCGATCTCGCGCAATACGGCCGTTCAGGACTATTTGCGGCTGTCGGGCGATTATTACGAGAAAACGAAAGCGCAAAACGATCTGAGCAAAGACTTGAGCGAAATCATCAACAGCACGCCCAGCATCCAATCGATCCGCCTGTACACGACAAACCCGTCGTTTTCCGATCCGAAAGGGAGCGTCAGCTTCGTGCCAAATACGCTGCTGTACAGCGAACCGTGGTACGGCATCGTGGAAAAATCCGACTTCGCCTGGATCGGAGAGCGGACGGTGGAGACGCCGACCGGCACGCAGTCCGTCGTGACCTTCGCCCGCAAGGTGTATTCCGGGACGCTCGACAATCTCGGACTGCTGCTGATCAATGTGAAGGCGAAGACGATTCATGCGATCGTATCCGAGGAAATGGGCGGCCCTCAGCGGTATTTGCTCGATTCGGGGGGAAGGCCCTTAATCCATACGCAGCCGCCGGAAGAGCGCTTCGACCTGAGCGGGCTAGCGGACGGCATGCAGTCGCCGACGGGATACGTCCGGTACCGTACGGATAAGGGAGATTTCACCGGCAAGCACGACTATTTGATCGTCTGGGCGAAATCGTTCAACGACGGTTGGCTGTTGCTGGAGCTCACGCCGTGGCAGCATGTGACGGAGGGCAGCCTGAAGCTGGCCGTGACGCTGTTTTCCATCGGTCTTGGAACTGTGCTGGTTGCGCTGTTTTTCACGTTTTATTTATCGAAAAGCTTTATGAAACCGATTTCAATTTTGCTGCAGGCGATGGGCCGGTTTTCGCTGGACGCGCGGCCGCCCGAATTGCCGAACGATTACCGCAACGAGTTCGGCGTATTGTTTCACGGCTACCGCAGGCTGACAGGGCGCATTGAAGAGCTGTACCGCTCTTTGGAGGAGCAGCACATTCGCCAGCGAAAGGCGGAAATTCAAGCGCTGCAGGCTATGATCAATCCGCATTTTCTGTACAACACGCTGGATCAGCTGAACTGGATGGCGATCGATGCCGGCCAGGAGCGGATGAGCCAGGTGCTGGAGCTGATGGGCCGCATGTTCCGCATCGGGCTTTCCAACGGCGACAGCCTGATCACGATCGGGCAGGAGCTGACGCATACGGAATGTTATTTGCAAATCCAGCAGCTGCGCCGGGGAGAGGGATTGACCTACTCCATTCAAGCTGACGATTCGATCAAGGATCTGTATATTCCGAAGCTGACGCTTCAGCCATTTGTGGAAAATGCGGTTTTGCACGGATTTCACGGGCGGAGCCGGGGCCATATCGACATTGCCGCGGAGGACCGGGGCGAAGCCCTGATCTTCACGATCGAGGACGACGGGGCGGGGCTTGCTCCGGGATGGGATGCTGCTCCGCGCCGGAAAACGGGCGGGTACGGCATACGCAACGTGCGAAAGCGGCTTGACGCATACTTCGGAGCGCCTTACGGCATAAGCATCGAGCCGCGCAGCCCGGAGGGAACCCGCATCGTCATCCGTATCCCGAAGCTGGACCAGCCGGAAGGAGGATTCGCAGATGTGGAGCATCGTGATCATCGATGA
- a CDS encoding carbohydrate ABC transporter permease, with product MLRSNRNWIVHLLLLALSLLMFYPVLWWIGASFKSNAELSLPTLFPGKWMWENYTKGWDALPKYTFTYFYLNSFKLNITTTVLTVISCSLVAFGFGRLEFPFKKLWFSLLLMTIMLPGQVTLIPQYAMFHSLNWINTYLPFIVPSALGHAFFIFLLVQFIRGIPRELDESAKMDGCSWFGIYWRIVMPLTKPALVTVTIFSFLYGWEDYFGPLIYLNSVEHYTIPLALRMFVDTQAATAWGQLLAMSLLSITPQILVFFLAQRHFVEGIATTGLKG from the coding sequence ATGCTGCGCAGCAACCGGAACTGGATCGTTCATTTGCTGCTTCTGGCTTTAAGCTTGCTCATGTTTTATCCGGTGCTGTGGTGGATCGGAGCTTCGTTCAAGTCGAACGCCGAGCTGAGCCTGCCTACGCTGTTTCCGGGCAAGTGGATGTGGGAAAACTATACGAAAGGCTGGGACGCGCTGCCGAAGTATACGTTCACCTACTTTTACCTGAACAGCTTCAAGCTGAACATTACGACGACCGTGCTGACCGTCATCTCGTGCAGCCTGGTGGCGTTCGGATTCGGGCGGCTCGAATTTCCGTTCAAAAAACTATGGTTCTCGCTGCTGCTGATGACGATTATGCTGCCGGGACAAGTGACGCTCATTCCGCAGTACGCGATGTTCCATTCGCTGAACTGGATTAACACGTACCTGCCGTTTATCGTACCGAGCGCGCTCGGCCACGCATTCTTTATTTTTTTGCTCGTCCAGTTTATCCGCGGCATTCCGCGGGAGCTCGACGAATCGGCGAAAATGGACGGCTGCAGCTGGTTTGGCATCTACTGGCGGATCGTCATGCCGCTCACGAAGCCGGCTCTGGTGACAGTGACGATTTTTTCGTTCCTGTACGGCTGGGAAGACTACTTCGGACCGCTTATTTATCTGAATTCGGTGGAGCATTACACGATCCCGCTCGCGCTGCGGATGTTCGTCGACACGCAGGCGGCGACCGCTTGGGGGCAGCTGCTCGCGATGTCGCTTCTGTCGATTACGCCGCAGATCCTCGTCTTTTTCCTGGCGCAGCGCCATTTTGTCGAAGGGATTGCCACCACCGGATTGAAGGGGTAA